CAAAACCCTAAAGGACCTTGAAAAAGTCtccacggttcatgatccatcATCAatcttaataataaaatatttacttgCTCAATATGGAATAGAAAGATCAACAAATGATTTACAAGACTTGAATAAACCTTGAAGTAAATCCTTATTTTCCAAGTCCAAAATAAGGATACGATTTATTATTATGGTTTAGATAGTAATAGAGTGAACAGAGTGTTCACATCTTGTGTCACCGGGTGACATTTCAAGGTTTGTTGAGTAAACGGACTTACCTCGTCTAACTCTGAttcttttggatttcttcttgtACCTAGGCGTCTCTGACTGCTTCTCTATAGTCAGATTTATCTTTTGCATGTCATCTTGAAGTTTGGTAATTCTTTTACAGttccttttgaatctccaacacttacTCTGGACATGACTTGTACTTCCACAAAAAGAGCAGAGTAAAGAAGATTTTCTTTGTAGAGCTGATACCTGTTTATCACAACGCTCAAGATTGATTGATCCAAAACCGGTTGGAACAACCGAGTTTGTTGTGCTTACAGTCTTAtctttgaaccctaaaccttgtgTACTTCCAAAAGCCTTTTttccaaataacattgctgaaattttgtctgagcttcctgacaacctttgcaagtcacacttgagagaattgatcttcttttcttttagaaatagggttctggtgaattcatcattaagacagtcaatctcaagagatttcacctgtagtgatgattcaagtttatttAACAATTCTTTCAGTTGAATATTTTCCTGGTGAATTTCTTTAAACTTATTCAGAAATTCTAGGTTCTCAGTTTCAGATTCGCATTCCAAACTAGATTTTGAATTGCATGAAACTTCTGCCGAAAAGGCTGAACTTTCCGTACACACTACAATAGTATGTAAGTCGTTGTGACACTGAGATTTTTCTTGACTTGAATCATCAAAAGCAATAGAGAGAGAAGACGGTTTCTCGgatcttttgcttttctttatCATATCCTTGATATTTTATGTCATCAGTGATTTATTAGAATCATGattagaacaacattcatcagcccatgacAAGTTACAGGCTTCACTTGGAATGGTCACAGCATTGAAGTtctgactgtattctgatcaagatcaagtaatttaatctttcccacaagagtacttctggaaagagtatcaaggttatttacctcaacgatggcatgcttcttagaatcgtatctagatggcagagatctgagaattttcatcacaatatccttttcaggaatagactTACCCAGtgaaaaatatgcattaacaatttcagacactttgtgattaaactcatcaaatgaatcttcatctgccatactaaggttttcccaatcggaattaaggttttgaagcctagcttcatttCCACTGGTGTTTTCTTCGAatgcggtttctaagatatcccaagcatctttagaccgagtacacatagtcacgtggtgctgaagatctggcgtaatggcatgtatgattccGTTCAagccgtcggagttttgctttacaacaagtatctctgcagcatcctatgcaccaatgttctttggaacggtcacattccctactgccacaacgggagcatcattgccattaactacataaacccatgattgaaaatcacgcgcttgaagaaaggcacgcatagcaattttccaccacaagtaatttgagtcatcgaagactggtggtacgtttataaagatagcacctctgtccttatcagatcgctacaaacatagacttgtaaggtctttagtgtgtttgccttctctgataccaattgaaaatgcggggctctaacaaccacacccaacaattcgttcgtcaatatgagaggacttactcaaatacactttctagagaatcaactagacagtcagactcaatctagaataaagtatatcaaagagtttaatatctctaactcttaattcaatccgtaatcagcaaatagaaatctgcgatcccgattgaatataagcggagtaacttgaacggtaccaaagaccaattttcaggtgtcaatcaatataaattaacaaccaaaggttggatattataattggttgatcttaacgcacaacctgtgatatatcaattatataacaaaatataatgcggaaaagaaataacacagactccagaattttgttaacaaggaaaccgcaaatgcagaaaaaccgtgggacctagtccagattgaacaccacactgtattaagccgctacacacactagcctactaccaattaacttcgtactggagtgtaattgaaccctaatcaatctcacactgattcaaggtacagttgcgctcattacgtttctgatcccagcaggatactacgcacttgattcccttagatgatctcacacacaactaagagtttctacgacccaatgtcgaagacttgataaacaaatctgtctcacacagaaaagtatataggattgaataaatctgtctcgaacagaaatacccaagagtttttgtttcgtcttttgataaatcaaggtgaacaggaaccaattgataaaccggacttatattctcgaagaacaacctagtattatcaatcacctcacaataaacttaatcgactagcgaaacaagttattgtggaattacaaacgatgagacgaaggtgtttgtgattacttttcaatcttgcctatcggagatataaatctcaagccaattttaaaattgcactcaatcacgatagaaacagcaagatcagatcatgcaactacaaagagaatagttgggtctggcttcacaatcccaatgaagtcttcaaatcgttaacctacagggtctcgagaagaaacctaaggttaaaggagcatcgactctagttatgcaactagtaacacacaagaggtgtggggattaggtttcccagttgctagagttcttttttatatagttttcaaatcagggtttgcaatccaagttaccttagtaaTAAAACATTCGAtaattaccgttagatgaaaaacctgattcaaccaagctaatatctttcaactgttagatcgaacttagcttgttacacacaaataaaatgtaccctcatttaggtttatgtaatcgtacctaaacgtgtacaccatgttggttcacaaatagttaaccgaggttatccatatgattactctcatatcaaccttatttatcttaaccataactagttcaaatgactcaaatgaaactagttaaagagttgttcaattgctatattctcatggatttatacaagaacacaattgaagcaaaattggtttgattcactggaaccaatacatgaacattacaaccacagtttgcaaaaattgcattccttattgataaattttttaggttcatgtacaaccgattttagaaagtaaccacttaagtatgtgtaagggtacgcgtacttaagcaactggatttgagtttgttttagttttcaaactcagcagaaattcacgaacgtgaactttccgccggtatgcgtacgggtacgcgtactttaggtaaccggatgagtttggttttggttttcaaactcaacagaaattcacggacgtgaacttccgccagtatgcatacgggtacgcatacttacccagtctcctacaacctttttgcatacacacaagtatgcatactttaggctcccggttttggacttatacactaatgtgcgaacacactatatatgattatatccaaagatggttacatgattccaaactctttatttcaatcattgaaacattctcctataatgacaatagccgttttcacacactattagcatcaaagcaattttcaagatattgaaataatcattatagaaacattccaagtcttacaccaaatgattgtatcatacaaaccatgtaagatgttactcggcaattttctcatgatataagatgaatttggtcgaagcgaaagcttaccaacatatattttgagaaatatgtaagcgagatatactcaactcgaaatctcaaatgtgtatagagaaaactatatcgtaaggCGACTTatttctcaatataggagataaagtagaaatagaatttccaagtgatagatgagtttaagtctccatataccttttgtcgatgaagttccaaaagctctccttagtagttctttgtcttcaagtgataagcgtcgtgaagtctaagctcaactacacaaactatgtcctagtccgagacatctataaataggctagaaatcaagacttatagttttgatcactaacattgacaaacatgcttgagatagcaacgtatgcgagttcgaccgagcagttttGTTCAGAGGTTTCATCAGATGACTCGGAGCCACAACAACGTCGTTGTTCACCCTTACTTTGATTATTCTCAGTATATTGCTAATGGTGGACAACgtattcttgattattctctGCGTAGACTTGTTTTTTACACTCCACAACTGGATATAGTGGTTTTGTACCTGGGAGAAAGACTGCAGTATCAAATGCAAGGTATatatgtaattacaattaacccGCCATAACAGATGCAAACCTCTGGATCGGATTTTGAACGGCTGAGAAGAACTAATTGggagaggtatgaactaaatacacAGAGGGATATTAGTGAAGCGGAGTATGTCAAATGGTACGAGTCGATTGCGAATCCTGTAATTGGGACACAGGACATGCACATCTGTGGGTTTGATCTTCAAGTGTTATCACGCATGTCCCATGATGAAAATATCGTTCCTAGCCAGCCACCTCCAAAAGAGCTatgctttatgacttaccccACCACGGGTAcaggttcttcatcatcttcgtcaaataTGCCCGCCATTCGTTGGGAGATGACAGGTATTACTTCAAAAGGTGAGCCAACCATGATCCTCATTGTTTCCCAATCTGTGGAACGTGAGTATCCTTACTACAATGTCACTGCCAGTAAGGAAGAGTTGCGGAACCAACTGAACGATTTGCATTGGAAGAATCAGCAAATTGAGGCTATACACTTGAATGTGTGTCAGAAATGGCACGAGAACACAATGTTTGGATTGAGTccaactgtaaatgatgatgggcGGCGGTCACAGTCTTCCGATTCCACCAGGAGCAACAGATCATGGCACAACAATGATGAAACAATGTTGGGAGAAACACAAGTATGACAGAGTTCTTATTCACCACACATACGATACAATACTACTTCACCACAAACTGTGCCTGTATCTCAACCTCAAGTATTTCGGCTAGATcctaggcgcatttcatcatcattctcaccctacaacccaaatgattgctatacaccaccaccaccacaactacaaacatcttatatgcttggaggacTGAGTGCACCGAGTGCTTTCCAAGCATCACCTAGTGCTTTCCAATCGCCTAACGTTCAaccatctttattttcttatgaaaatttACTTAATATGTTGGCAACTCCGGATGTCCCGGGTCCTGGGGAATTCTTGACTCCATAATGGGAGAAATGAGCGACGTTAGAGAGattgtttgtaatttttaattctgctacatttgtaattttagttttaaaagtaCGGCGGTGTGAATTAAGTGAAATTACATGCGTTTAAAATTAAGCGTTTCACATTAGCTTCACTGAATGTCGGCGGACTACATTATCTtcaaagaaggggttgaaactgttcaacaccttaaggatttcgaaacatttttcgaaaggaaaagccacatttttccatcttcgtCATTCAGCCAAGGATCTTGTTACCATCTTAGCATCAATTTCACCTCTCAGTCTATATCGATTGGATTGTATGGTTAAAGCTACAAACTCACTTAATTCTTTCTTAATTGTACAAAAACGATTTTCAATGTCGCATATAGCATGAAAACTCGTATTATGGGTGTCACTTCAGAATCCGTCGTGAATAACCGCCCAGAAATTCACTCATGGATAGTTTGCTGAAGCaagctgagtaaataaaaaaacatagtttctgcaaatagattcatcttcttctttagtataTGGAGCGCGCCGAACTAACAAGGGTCAAGACATGTTCAAGAATTGAaaaatttgttgaagttgaagaatttttttaagctcagagaagagtaaagaagactagatgtgtgaatgtgaatttggagttgaaatggagaatatttatagaactcaaaaactATAGTCGTTAGATCACAAGAGTTCTAAATCGTCCAAATTCAGCCGTTAACGCTTCTACTAAAAACTCGGCGCTTTCAGGAACGACGCTGGCGTGTGGAGTAAAAACGGGCGTTGGTAGTAAAAGTGCAAGCGTCTTTGGCTCAAGCGCCAGCGCTGGTGCCAAGCACGCCCGTTCTTTCATCAAGCGCGCGCTACGTGTTTTaactcaatgaacaaaccaacaaatttattggtttgaacatccatttttcatgtttgttgagtccatagtggaacCAAATTgaacaaacttcaagtttgttcGTTCCGTAGGAACTGCTCTAAAGTATATAAACAAGAAATGCAACTCTGCGACGGACTACATTGCAAAAAAAGCTCGAGtaaagcatcttaggcacatgTCTTCCCACCTTCATCAAAGGATTTAAAAATCTAGTATTATTtccaatgtttttgataaaaatgagcTCATAAATCTTTTGTACTACTATATTTTTTGATTAATATAAGCTATTTTTACATAAAAGAGCTTATATTAAAAAGCTCCAAGCTTTTTACATAAACAACAACCATGATTCTAACTTTGAGCTATGTGTGGCTTCAAATTTTGCACCTGCTCGACACATTTCTCTAagtttacaaaaataaataaaataaaatacaagatAACAAAAGTCGATAACAACTTTACTCTCATGCCGACTCTCCTGGAATTTATTCTCAGTAGAGATCCAATGATAGTtaggtcggtccctctatcattgAAGTATGTGGTACCAAATTCCCTTAATATTTCCGGTATGTATTCGGAGATTTCTCACTCGGGGGTAaagtattttggaaataaaatcgaTAATCAATAAATGGAATAGAGCACTGAATATTTTTTTTCAGTTGGGGAAATCGAAAAGTGGACTAGCGGAATAGAAAATTAATAAAGAACTAAACCACTCATAAGCCACCCAGAGATTCTAATAAAGCTCCAAGCTTTTCAAACACGTTCCCCTCCTCCTCCCCTTCCTCTCCTGCCTCTTCAGCCTCCTCCTCCTGATCCGACTCTGAAACTGACTCCGATTCCGCTCCCTCCCTTTCCGCCTCCTCCTCCGCCTCACCATcattcttattatggtgtttgaAGGCATTTTTCCATCCACCGGATTTTTTCTCCCCGTCATTCTTATGATGCAGGTGAAAGCGGTGTTTCTTTTCCTCAGATTTATCCTCCTCGTTTCCATATTCATCTACCTGTTCATATATTAAAAATTACATTAACGGGAACCAATATACAGTCACATACGATACATAATTTATTTGTAGCGTTTTATGAATGGGATATCCATTTATATGCCCCTTACCTGATTAGGGGTGAACGCTAGGCCGACTCGGATCCCTCCGTTGTCGGATTGGTTAGAGCCAACAACGCTGTAGTTGCAAGGGGGTATTTCAGCCTTTCCATTCACCATTCCTTGTGCCAAAAGATCGTCAACATAGATCCTGTACACATAAAGATTGATCCGCTTAGCCAAAATGTAGATGACAATGGATTGCCACATTCGTAGTCTAGCGGTAATTGTAGAAAGTGGGAAAGAAAGAACTTGACAAACTTACGTCAATTCACCGACAAAATCATTCTTGCTGAACCTATCTTTATCCATGATCTTGAAACTGAGTTTATATTGAGGATGTTCATCTCTGATATTACCAGCATACTCCACATCAAGTTTGAGCTTTTCGTTCCACACTGGTGTTTTTCCTTGTCCTGCTATTTCATACGTGTCAAATTTTATAAGCTTAATACTACTTCATAGTGCTAACTAGTAAAATAGACAAACTTTGCTTCATTCTATACATACTTCGGGAAACAGTGCTCTTACGCTTCTGATCACCAAACTTAATTACCACATACGGATCCATTTTACCTGCAACGAGAAGTTTCAAACATATCGAGTATCATCAGTTGAAGGGGGCAATTAGAATGCTAGTGTAATTAAACATGGATTGTATAGGATTCGATGATATACCAACGAGATCGGTGTCTTTGAGTAAACAAGCATCCACAAGCAACACTTCTAGTATACCCCTTGTCATCTCTGTTTCCCTTGGCAAGTTAACTGATTCTGAAACTAATGAAAAGGATGAATATGGTATGTATATCTTAATATATTTCGATAATGAAAAATATTAGTGATGAGCTATTCAATTGTGTAGGCTGCTTCTGTTTTTCTTGCTCTTATATGCTGCTTAGTCAAAACAGCCGGATGGTTCGTTGCTTCGTTGGCGATGGCTTATGGCataaaatttaatattttataaGCAACTATTTGTTGGGGGGACTTTGTTGGTCAAATTTGAATCACATATAGTTGCTGTTTTTAATTAATATTCATTGAAGAAGACACGGCTCCACATCGTCAATGATCTTTTAGCTGTTTATGAAATACGACTTGATTGAATTGGAGGAAAAAAACTGGTGCGaggatatatatataattttatttttataaaaaaagaggtTTCCCTCGTATTATATTGGATAAAGTTCTATCCTGTCAGTTTAAGGTTCTGTGAACCATTACACATTGGTTCCAATTCTGAGTATCCAAGAAAGTTAAGATTGTCCATAAAGCATGACCAGTTCAGATATGATTGATTGAGAATTTGTTATAGAATGCTGATATATTAGCTGTCCCAATTAAAGTTGATCTCCTAACTAGTGCAAAAGAGTTAACTAAGAAATTGAtgtcgaatctagtgttgttgcaGAATCCCCCACTGATCATGTATCTTTGCTGCCTTGCCTTTGCATACTTTCCTATTAGTAACAAAAGAGTAGGTTCCGAATTACTTCTGAAGGTAATCGTGTGCCCACTCCACTCTGTGGCGCATTTGAAAGCTGCTTCAGCCGCTTCTTTCTCTAGTtgctctgttgttgttgttgtggagtaCATCCCCCTAGCTTCTCTGGTGATTCCTGTATAGTCACACAAAGTCAAGCCAATTCCTGATTTAGCATCACAATTTGTCATTGTTAGGGCTATGTTGATTTGTATATCCATTTGTCTTGGTGTGTCCTCCATCTTGGTCAATTTTAGTGTTTCATCGTTCACAGGGTTAAAAAAGAGGGTTTGCATTAAATTGTACCCATGATTATTCACTGTCAAGTAGCTATTCAAATGTTTTACCATGTTATTAGCTATAGTTACATTGTTTTGGATTTCTTTTTTAAAAGTTATTTTGCATCTCTCCTTCCAAATATGCCAAATAGTGACACTACATAACACCTGCCAATCTATGTCGTAGCCTCCTCTGTTCGGATTTGCAAAGCAATTGTTCAGCCATTCATGAAAAGTAGTAGTACCGTTACGTATAAACTGCATATCAAAATTAAGATGCATCCACACCTGGACAATGAAATTACATTCTAAAAATAGTTGGGTTAAAGTTTCTTGCCCGTTGTTACATAATTTGCAGGTTGTGTTTATGTTTGGGATAACAGCAGCGACTCGCATACTATTGGACAGTATCGAGTGTGCTGCTTTCCGGATGAAACTCTTAACAGAAGGAGTGATGTTCATTCTCCAAATGATGTTCCAGTCATGGTTTGGAGTTCCTATAGAGTTGATATGGTTGTAAAGAGATTTGACCGTGAATATGCCAGTACTATTTAGGTTCCATTGTGGAGTGTCTTCTCTGTCCACAGTTGGTATTCatattttcaagattttttcaACTAAACTGTTTTCGAAGCACTTTTTTAACTTGGTGATATCCCACTCTTTAGAAGGAGTGAAGAGATCACACACTTTGGCCAAGTTTTCAGTTAACAAGTTTGGTTTATGGTATGGGGGTTTGGTGTCTGGAATCCAAAAATCCTCCAAAATATATATGTTCGTGCCATTTCCTAGCTCCCAGAAGCTGTGAGTTTTTATTTGTTGAATACCAGTCAACAACCCTTTCCAAATCCAGTTATCCCTCCTGTTAGGAGTGGTGTTTATGTGGAGAGTATCCTTGTTAGATAATATTTCGCTTTAAGTATAGTTGCGCATAGCGATTCCAGTTGTTCTTTCAACCTCCATCCCATTTTAGCTATCATAGCTAAATTCAAATGTTTAATATTTTTTATCCCCAACCCCCCTTCTTCAAGGGATCTGGAAATAGAGTCCCAATTTTTAAGAAATACCCCTTTCTTACCTCGATCATTTAgtcctttttcatttttttccccataaaaaatttctttgtATTCTTGTTAAATTGTTGCAAATTTTTACTGGTATCTTAAAACAGTTCATTTGATAGACATATAACGACGAAGTTACATTCTTTATCATCACTATTTTTCCGACATTATTCAGATTAGTGTCATTCCAGCTTTGGACTCTATTTTCCATCTTTTCAATCAAAGGTGTAAAACAGGTGATCTTAGATCTTTTAGTAAATATGGGCGAGCCTATATATTTGTCATTTAGAGGAATCGCCTTTACTCCCAAAATCTATTTCACCTTTTGTCTAATACTTGTTTCAGTTTTCGGGCTAAAGAAGACCCCAGATTTATTTAGGTTTATTAGTTGTCCCGAAGAAAAACCAAAATCTCTAAACATTTTAACCAAATTATGACAAGTTTTCTTGCTGACCTTACAGAAAAGTAAGCAGTCGCCAGTAAACAATAAGTGGCTAACCGAAGGTGCTTTGTGAACAATTTTTATACCTTTTATCAAACCAGAATTTTCagcatgggtaattgttctagaGAGAGCCTTCATACAGAACAAGAACAAGTAAGGGGAGATATGGTCTCCCTCTCTCAATCCCCTAGAGGGTTTAAAGAACTTAGTGGGAGATCCGTTGATGAGAACTGATAATGTAGTTGTTCAGATGCATTGGTGTATCAGATTACACCACTTCTCATTAAAGCCAAATTTAGACATTATTCGAAGCAAGAAGGTCCATTCGACTCTATCGAATGCCTTAGACATATCATTTTAATCCCATAAAACTTTTTTTGATTTGGATTTTTGCATCTTATGAATAATTTCGTATGCTATGGTTATATTTTCAGAAATCTGCCTTCCAGGGATGAAGGCAGATTGATAAGGTGAAATCATTTTTTCAAGAAGCTTTTTCATTCTCCCTGCCATGAGTTTAGAGATTATTTTATAAGTAGTATTAGCCAGGGCTATGGGTCTGAATTCTGCCGGAGTAGTAGGATTTAGAGTTTTTGGGATTAAGGAGATGAAAGAGGCATTCATCTCCTTAGAGATATTCCCAGAGACAAAGAAAGTTTGAATTATTTTGACTAGGTCAGGCCCAACAATGTCCCAATTTTGTTGGAAAAAATTTGACGGAAATCCATTCGGGCCTGGACTTTTGTCAGGTTCCATAAAATAAAGAACAAGTTTTATTTCTGGCTCCAAAGGGGTAATACAAAGCATATCGTTATCACTATGATTTATACAAGTATAGATAAGATTTATCATATTTTGATCTATGTCAGGGTTTACGGTGGTAGTTATGCGTTGAAAATGGTTTGTTATACAATCTGCTATATCAGTTCTGTTCTCTAGCCATTCATCGGTGTCAGACTTGAGAATTTCAATTCTGTTTCTACGAAACCTTTGTTTAGCTGTACTATGAAAATACTTCGTGTTTCTATCTCCTAGggttaaattttgaaatctactcTTCTCTTTCCAGAACTTTTCTTTTATGGCATACCACGTTGCTAGATATTTCTAAGTTTACATAGGTCAGTAGCTTTGTTGGGGTATCCAATCTTTTTATTAGTGTTATCTAATTCTTTCTTAATATTCTCAATGTTGTTATGTATGTTTCCAAAAGTATGTTTATTCCAATGCTTTAGAAGGTGTTTAACACTAGCAAGATTTCTGTTTATTTTATGTGCAGGTGAACCATGCACACTAATATTCCAATTCCCTTGAATCAGAGGTTTACAACCCTCGTGTTTCATCCACTCACCAAAGTATCTGAAGGGAGTAGCCTCTTCATTCCAATGGTTGTAAGTGTTTAATCTAATTGGAACATGCTCTGAAGCCAAAGGTCCTAGATGTTTTATGATTGAATTTGGGAACTTTTTGTTCCATTTATAGTTAACTATAGATCTATCAAGTCTCTCTTCTATGTTTTCCATACCCTCTCTATGATTGTTCCAAGTATACGTGTAACTAGAGAAAACCAGGTCCATTAGCTCGCATTTGTTTATGAGGTTATTAAAGATTCTAGCCTCAGTTCTTTTAAACGGATAGTTgctatatttttcttcttcatgaaGAACTACATTTAAATCTCCAATGACTATCCAAGGAGTTATCATATTAACCGACATGTCCTCAACAATTTTCCAAGATTTCAGTTTATGAGGTATATAAGGACTCCCATAAAGATAGGTGAGAGTCCAAGTACTATCATTTTGATGGTTAGTGATTATAGCATTTATATGGTTAAAAGCTGAGTCTCTAATCTGTAAATCTACATTATTTTTCCATAAGAGGCAAAGACCTTCTGCACTTCCTCTAGgagaaagaagatgataattaTAGACATTCATACGTTTTAGTATGACAATCATTTCCTTGTTCTGTTGCTTGGTTTCCGACAAGAAGAGAACATCGGGATTCTCCTTGTTTAGGGTGTCCACCAAGCTGTTTTGGGTGTCATGTTTACCTATTCCTTGGCAGTTCCAAGATACTAGACTAATGAACTGCCAGAAGTAAGAAATCACAGGGTAGCAAAATTTCATGAACACTATACAAATATAGATCTTAATATGGAATCCTAgtttatcatcattctttctaGAAAGGTGGATTATCATTAGCAGCAAACCTAAGAAATGTAACATGTTGTTTTTGAAGTAAGAAGTGGTAGTGATACTAACCTCCACCATTGAATTAACTGCAGTTCGATTTCTACCATACGATTGATAATGTAAAGTACCATTTAAACAACTCAGAATGAAATTATGGTAGTGAATATTATAATTGAATCCTATTTATCAACAAAAGTAGCATCATTGGAAAAAACATAGTTATTTGCTTCATATATCATTTCAGTCTCGTCTTTCATACAACAAGCATCATAAATAAAGCAACAATTAGGATGAATCTTACCTACGGAGGTAGTGCATACAAGATTTTTTAAGTTATTATTGAAATGTTGATATGCAATTAACATGATCATGTTATCATTGTAAGCATAATTTGGCCAATCATCTTTAACCAAATTAAGAAATAG
This portion of the Papaver somniferum cultivar HN1 chromosome 11, ASM357369v1, whole genome shotgun sequence genome encodes:
- the LOC113323335 gene encoding elicitor-responsive protein 1-like isoform X2, with protein sequence MTRGILEVLLVDACLLKDTDLVGKMDPYVVIKFGDQKRKSTVSRRQGKTPVWNEKLKLDVEYAGNIRDEHPQYKLSFKIMDKDRFSKNDFVGELTIYVDDLLAQGMVNGKAEIPPCNYSVVGSNQSDNGGIRVGLAFTPNQVDEYGNEEDKSEEKKHRFHLHHKNDGEKKSGGWKNAFKHHNKNDGEAEEEAEREGAESESVSESDQEEEAEEAGEEGEEEGNVFEKLGALLESLGGL
- the LOC113323335 gene encoding elicitor-responsive protein 1-like isoform X1 — translated: MTRGILEVLLVDACLLKDTDLVGKMDPYVVIKFGDQKRKSTVSRTGQGKTPVWNEKLKLDVEYAGNIRDEHPQYKLSFKIMDKDRFSKNDFVGELTIYVDDLLAQGMVNGKAEIPPCNYSVVGSNQSDNGGIRVGLAFTPNQVDEYGNEEDKSEEKKHRFHLHHKNDGEKKSGGWKNAFKHHNKNDGEAEEEAEREGAESESVSESDQEEEAEEAGEEGEEEGNVFEKLGALLESLGGL